In Nicotiana tabacum cultivar K326 chromosome 11, ASM71507v2, whole genome shotgun sequence, a single window of DNA contains:
- the LOC107763478 gene encoding heme A synthase COX15-like yields the protein MLESRLISILRKNKDLGHKISSNLGRWGFTATKISNEASFSILNQQRFISTVPKFAPTSRSSIARSFANYGLRSFQHLNHKGLHRTSFRKISTVAASAAESKEGLKFLVTAGPHARKMVGIWLFASAAWVFSMVVLGGVTRLTRSGLSMTDWKFTGSLPPLTDEDWLVEFEKYKQSPEYKRVNKGMNIEDFKFIYWMEYAHRMWGRALGIMFALPFSYFLRKGYITVRLGLRLSGLFALGAGQGLIGWWMVKSGLEEPPSGYVEPRVSPYRLAAHLTSAFAIYCGLFWTALSVVMPEPPTESLAYVRGAAKVKRLALPVGILVGITAISGAFVAGNDAGRAFNTFPKMGDTWIPDDIFSMKPIMRNFFENTATVQLDHRILATATLAAIGGLWWSTRKLDMHPAVRHLIGSTMGMAALQVTLGISTLLSYVPVSLGTAHQAGALTLLTFMILLNHTVRRPSPSLLKTLPSVAKMV from the exons ATGTTGGAGAGCAGATTAATTTCAATCTTAAGGAAAAACAAAGATTTGGGTCACAAGATTTCATCGAATCTTGGAAGATGGGGTTTTACTGCAACAAAAATTTCAAATGaagcttctttttcaatattGAATCAACAAAGGTTCATTTCTACTGTCCCAAAATTTGCTCCTACAAGCAGAAGCTCTATTGCGAGAAGTTTTGCTAATTATGGTTTAAGATCTTTTCAGCACCTTAATCACAAG GGTTTGCATAGAACATCTTTCAGAAAAATTTCCACAGTGGCAGCTTCGGCAGCTGAAAGCAAGGAGGGATTGAAGTTCCTTGTAACTGCTGGACCCCATGCTCGGAAAATGGTTGGCATATGGCTTTTTGCATCTGCTGCTTGGGTCTTCAGTATGGTTGTGCTTGGTGGGGTCACACGGCTGACACGTTCTGGTCTTTCAATGACAGATTGGAAGTTCACTGGGAGCCTTCCTCCTCTAACAGATGAAGATTGGTTGGTTGAATTTGAGAAGTACAAGCAATCCCCCGAATACAAACG TGTGAATAAGGGGATGAACATTGAGGATTTCAAGTTCATATATTGGATGGAATATGCGCACCGAATGTGGGGAAGGGCCCTTGGTATAATGTTTGCACTTCCATTCTCATATTTTCTCCGTAAGGGATACATAACAGTTAGACTTGGACTTAGACTTTCTGGACTCTTTGCTCTTGGTGCTGGACAGGGGCTCATAGGTTGGTGGATGGTGAAAAGTGGTTTAGAG GAGCCACCATCTGGGTATGTTGAACCAAGAGTAAGCCCTTACCGTCTTGCAGCTCATCTTACCTCTGCATTTGCTATTTATTGTGGACTCTTCTGGACGGCTCTTTCTGTTGTTATGCCTGAACCTCCTACCGAATCGCTTGCCTATGTTCGTGGGGCTGCAAAAGTTAAGCGGCTTGCACTTCCTGTGGGCATCCTTGTCGGAATTACTGCTATCTCAGGAGCTTTCGTTGCTGGAAATGACGCT GGCCGAGCATTTAATACTTTTCCAAAGATGGGAGATACATGGATTCCTGATGATATCTTTAGTATGAAACCTATTATGCGCAACTTCTTCGAGAATACGGCAACAGTTCAG CTTGATCATCGTATACTTGCCACTGCTACTTTAGCTGCAATAGGTGGGTTATGGTGGTCAACCAGGAAACTGGATATGCATCCTGCTGTCCGACACTTAATCGGAAGCACAATGGGCATGGCTGCTCTGCAG GTAACGTTGGGCATATCTACTCTTCTTTCGTATGTCCCAGTTTCTCTGGGAACTGCTCATCAAGCAGGAGCTTTGACTCTTTTAACATTCATGATCCTGCTCAATCACACTGTGCGACGGCCTTCTCCATCACTTCTCAAGACGTTGCCTTCAGTCGCAAAAATGGTTTga